AAAATGATTTAGATATTTATCTTACTAATATTTTAATATATAGGTAGTAAGAATGCTACATATTATCTCTTATTTGAATATGACCTTTCTACAACTTTTTAAATTTTGTCAAGAGAATCAATTTAAAATGAAAGGGCTTTAAAACAGTTTTTTAAGCTGCTAAAGCGTAATTTTTTTTGTTTGCAACTATATTTTTACGGTTTTTTACGAGGCCACCGTTCCTCGGCATGCATCTGTAATTTTTTGATATTTTTGTCGAATCCAATTATCAGCCCCAGTTTTTTTGCTATTATATATAATAATTTTATTATATTAACTGATTATTTTTTTAAAGTCTATGTATTTATTATAATAATTATAATTACATTTTTTAAAACATGATTTTAGATTTATGACATTAAGGAATTTTTATGAATACTTATAAAGTTATTAAAGAACAAATTAGATCAAATCCTATTTTGATTTATATGAAAGGAACACCAGAACATCCTAATTGTGGTTTTTCAGCACAAGCAATAAATATATTAAAAACATGTAACATTCGTTTTGCTTTTGTTGATGTATTACAACATCCATCTATTCGTTTAGAATTACCTAAATATTCTAATTGGCCTACTTTTCCACAATTATGGGTTTCGGGGGAATTAATAGGAGGTTGTAATATTATTCAAGAGTTATCATCTTCTGGAGAATTGAAACGAATTTTAGAAAAAACATTTTCAGAACAACAATCTGAGTAAATCTTTTTTATTTATTTGATAATATTTTTTATTAATTTAGTGGTTTTATTTAAATA
This Buchnera aphidicola (Thelaxes californica) DNA region includes the following protein-coding sequences:
- the grxD gene encoding Grx4 family monothiol glutaredoxin codes for the protein MNTYKVIKEQIRSNPILIYMKGTPEHPNCGFSAQAINILKTCNIRFAFVDVLQHPSIRLELPKYSNWPTFPQLWVSGELIGGCNIIQELSSSGELKRILEKTFSEQQSE